The genome window CAGTATGACTGAACATTCCTCTCAAGACGGCAGTATGTCGTTTGTTGAACACCTCGTTGAAATTCGTAATCGTTTATTACAAATTGTATTGGTGGTGTTGGTTATTTTATTGGCATTAATGCCTTTTGCGAATAGTTTATTTTCTCTACTCGCTGATCCGTTATTGCGTTTTATGCCTGAAGGCACACAAATGATTGCGATTGATGTGGCTTCACCTTTTTTTACTCCGTTTAAATTAACATTGGTGTTAGCGATTTTTATTGCCATTCCTTATATTTTTTATCATGTGTGGGGATTTGTGGCACCGGGGCTTTATGATCATGAAAAACAACTCATGTATCCCCTGCTTATTTCTAGCACATTGTTATTTTATTTAGGAATGGCATTTGCGTATTTTGTGGTGTTTCCATTGGTGTTTAGTTTCATGATCAGCATGACACCTGATGGGGTTTCTATGATGACGGATATTAGTCGTTATTTAGATTTTGTGTTAAAGATGTTTTTTGCGTTTGGAATTGCTTTTGAGGTGCCGATTGCGACGATTTTGCTGGTGCGTATGGGGATGGTTACGCCTGATGAATTGATTGAAAAGCGGCCTTACATTATTGTTGCGGCGTTTATTATTGGGATGTTAATGACTCCGCCTGATGTGATTTCACAAACGCTATTGGCAGTTCCTATTTGGATATTATTTGAAGCAGGTGTGTTTTTTCTCCAGACGTTTCGTACCAAAAGAAACCAATGACAATAACGATGAATATAAACCCTTAACTCCAGAACAAATGGATGCCGAATTAGCACGCTTAGAACAAGATGAAAAAGGCAAGTGATTATTGCTTATATTGCATCCGAGTGGGATGAATAGAATTGATTTGTTCAGTAGTCAGCGGGCGGGCAATATCCCAATTGGCGTTGAATAATTCGATGTATTGTTGAATCTTGGAAAGATTGGAAACCATTGTTGTTGATTGTGCCTGAGAAAAACACTCTCTGCCAGTAAGAATAATAGCTATTTTTTCGTCAAAAATAGCTAAATCTAAAACTCCTGTTTTTTCTAATAAGCTAGGCTCAACCCAATCTTGCTCACGTAAATATAAAACCTCAATGCCTGCCTGTTGCTCTTGGTACATTCGCATCAGTAGACGTTCATCAGGTTGTTCTTTCCGAGTAATAAAAAGTCGTTTTACAGAAATATTTTTTTCTATAATTAACTTTTTCTGAATAGAAAAATAATATTGGCTAAATGAACTAATTTCTCCATTTTGATAATGGTGAGTATCATGTAGATAAGTTGCAATGATATTTTTTTGTGTATTTTCTGCTAAATAAGAAATCCGTTTATAATATTGAGCAGGTTTTATAAAATGATAGCTTTGGTTAAGAATTGCATTTTTAAGTAGAGAAAAATAATCTTCTAAACAATCTCTTTCTATTGCACCAATATGACTCAACCCATTAATTAAATGAGCTAACTCCTCAAAAACTAACTTATCTCTTTGTAACTTAGTGTGATGATTTGTGGTCGTTAATCCATAGGGAATGGCATGTAAAGGAATGTAATTATCAATAGAATCTAATATTTCAGAAAATCTGCTTTTATTGGCATTAATGACTTGCTCCACATTAAACGCCATTTGTGCTAAGTTTTCGGTTAAAGGAATAGCATATTTTTCTCCAAATCTTGGATTGAATTAAGTTTGCGAAATAAGATTTTCATGGCACTTGGTTCAGCCATTTTATAAGATAAAAAGCTGGTGACTCCAGTAAATTCAAGCCGATCTAATCTTTCTGGAATATTAGAAATAATAAACCATTTCATTACCATATAAAACATCCTCAAAGGTAAAATATAGCTTAGTTCCCACTCTAATACAAAAGCCTTCAAATTTTGAATGATTATTTATAATTAAGCATTTTATATTACCTGATTCATTAATGCCATTGCATTCCAACAGATCATAACTAATTGTTTGTTTATCGATAAAGCTCGTTGAGTAAGTAAATAACTCCCAATATCCACTCATAATCTGAAGCAATTTTTCCGCACTATCAATGCGATCTGTTAAGTTGCCCAGTAACTTTAGAGAAATACTTCCTTTCTCTGGAAATAAAGCCACTTCTGTGCTTAATGCTCCCTTAATGATTCCTCGATTAATTAAATCTTGATTAAAAACTTCATAGGGTTGATACCAAAGCTGTTCAGGAATTGCAGCAGGACTTGCCTTGTAAATGGTTTGCAATTTCAAGAAAGTTTCTTCGGAGATACTCTCTTTCAATCGAGACACAAACCACCCGCCACATCCAATTCTAATTGAAGTGTTTTTTGGCTGCTTATTCTATTTACATTATTGTCTAATAAAGATTAATTTTTTCTTTTTAAATTAGAAATTTTTATTCTTGAATTATTTTGTTTGTCTGTAGGCATGTCGAACACTCCAACAATTAAAGCAGCAAAGTATAGAGCAATGGTTTGGCAAATGTTTGGTAAAACTTTTGGCAGATATACCAATTTTTTCAGAGTCGTATAATAATACTTTTCAAATAGGAGAGAATAATGAACAAAAGATATGAAGATTTAGAAGAGTTAATGTCAACAGGTGAAGCGAGAGAAGTGAAGCGAGCGATGGCAGTAAGAATGTCTTTGCTTGGTTTTGTGCGTGCGGAAGCGGCTTTAGCGTATT of Thioflexithrix psekupsensis contains these proteins:
- the tatC gene encoding twin-arginine translocase subunit TatC, giving the protein MTEHSSQDGSMSFVEHLVEIRNRLLQIVLVVLVILLALMPFANSLFSLLADPLLRFMPEGTQMIAIDVASPFFTPFKLTLVLAIFIAIPYIFYHVWGFVAPGLYDHEKQLMYPLLISSTLLFYLGMAFAYFVVFPLVFSFMISMTPDGVSMMTDISRYLDFVLKMFFAFGIAFEVPIATILLVRMGMVTPDELIEKRPYIIVAAFIIGMLMTPPDVISQTLLAVPIWILFEAGVFFLQTFRTKRNQ